A window of the Nibribacter ruber genome harbors these coding sequences:
- a CDS encoding KUP/HAK/KT family potassium transporter: MSSTSHSATRITGGSLLIALGIIYGDIGTSPLYVMKAIMGERAISETLVYGGISCVVWTLTIQTTLKYVVLILRADNNGEGGIFSLYALVRRHAKWLTVPAIIGGSALLADGIITPPISVSSAVEGLELIYPHIPTMPIVIVILTLLFLLQSFGTQIVGKAFGPIMFIWFTMLGALGVASVMEHPEILSAINPYYAYQLLFTTPGGFWILGAVFLCTTGAEALYSDLGHCGKENIRISWTFVKTCLLLNYFGQGAWLMQHTGELLPSLPIANPFYAVMPEWFLIIGIGIATIAAVIASQALITGSFTLISEAIRLNFWPKVRLIYPTNVKGQIYVPSINLLLWIGCVVVVLIFKESANMEAAYGMAITITMLMTTTLLSYYLFTKRVAKIWVLAFLVLYLAIEGSFFVANLVKFKDGGWFSLTIAILVITLMYIWRKAFYIKKRLTEYVPIKDYLEQLRNLRDDTSIPKYTTHLVFMSSADRTSEIESKIIYSIFQKRPKRADIYWFIHVKTMDEPYTMEYKATMLDGKDVIRIDFRLGFRVEQRINLFFRKVVEDLVKNGEVDITSRYSSLNKQNMIGDFRFVVLEKFLSYENDLPFWENTVMQSYFNVKQFTTSEGKWFGLDTSSVKVEKVPLIINPAREVDLHRVS, from the coding sequence ATGAGTAGTACCAGTCATTCTGCCACGCGCATTACCGGCGGCAGTTTACTTATTGCATTGGGCATCATTTACGGTGACATCGGCACGTCCCCGTTGTATGTGATGAAAGCCATCATGGGGGAACGCGCCATCAGTGAAACCCTAGTCTACGGCGGTATTTCCTGCGTGGTCTGGACCCTGACCATACAGACCACCTTAAAATACGTAGTGCTCATTTTGCGGGCAGACAACAACGGTGAAGGTGGCATCTTCTCTCTATATGCTCTAGTGAGGCGGCATGCCAAATGGCTGACCGTGCCGGCCATTATTGGCGGCAGCGCCCTGTTGGCCGATGGGATCATCACCCCACCCATCTCCGTTTCCTCGGCGGTGGAGGGTTTGGAGCTCATTTACCCGCACATTCCCACAATGCCCATCGTGATTGTGATCCTCACGTTGCTGTTTTTGTTGCAGAGCTTCGGGACGCAGATTGTGGGCAAGGCTTTTGGCCCGATCATGTTCATCTGGTTTACCATGCTGGGCGCTTTGGGAGTGGCTTCGGTGATGGAGCATCCAGAAATTCTGTCGGCTATTAACCCGTATTATGCCTACCAGTTGCTATTTACCACCCCGGGTGGCTTCTGGATTCTTGGAGCGGTTTTTTTGTGTACCACCGGGGCGGAGGCCCTGTATTCAGACTTAGGCCACTGCGGCAAGGAGAACATCAGGATTAGCTGGACCTTTGTAAAGACCTGTCTGCTTCTCAATTATTTTGGGCAGGGCGCCTGGCTGATGCAACACACCGGAGAACTTCTTCCCTCCCTTCCCATTGCCAACCCTTTCTATGCCGTCATGCCGGAGTGGTTCCTTATCATAGGTATTGGGATTGCCACCATTGCCGCGGTGATTGCCAGTCAGGCCCTGATCACGGGTTCTTTCACCTTGATCAGTGAGGCCATCCGGTTGAATTTCTGGCCGAAGGTGCGGCTCATCTACCCTACTAATGTGAAGGGTCAGATTTACGTGCCCAGCATTAACCTGCTGCTCTGGATTGGTTGCGTGGTAGTGGTTTTAATCTTCAAGGAGTCCGCGAATATGGAGGCGGCGTATGGTATGGCCATCACCATCACCATGCTCATGACCACCACCCTGCTCAGCTATTACTTGTTCACCAAACGGGTGGCTAAGATTTGGGTGCTGGCGTTCCTGGTTCTGTATCTGGCCATTGAAGGTTCGTTCTTTGTGGCTAACCTGGTAAAGTTTAAAGATGGCGGCTGGTTCTCACTCACCATCGCCATTCTGGTCATCACGCTCATGTACATCTGGCGAAAAGCCTTTTACATTAAAAAGCGCCTTACAGAGTACGTGCCCATTAAAGACTATCTGGAGCAGCTCAGGAACCTACGGGACGATACCTCTATTCCTAAATACACTACGCACCTGGTGTTCATGTCCAGCGCCGACCGCACCTCTGAGATTGAGTCCAAAATCATCTATTCCATCTTCCAGAAGCGGCCCAAGCGCGCAGACATCTACTGGTTCATTCACGTGAAGACCATGGACGAGCCTTATACCATGGAATACAAGGCTACCATGCTGGACGGAAAAGACGTGATCAGGATTGACTTCAGGCTAGGGTTTAGGGTGGAGCAACGCATTAACCTGTTTTTCCGGAAAGTGGTGGAAGACCTGGTAAAGAACGGCGAGGTAGACATCACCAGCCGCTATAGCTCTCTCAACAAGCAGAACATGATCGGGGACTTTAGGTTTGTGGTGCTGGAGAAATTCCTGAGCTATGAGAACGACCTACCCTTCTGGGAAAACACCGTCATGCAGTCGTATTTCAACGTGAAGCAGTTCACCACCTCTGAGGGCAAATGGTTTGGCCTGGACACCAGCTCTGTGAAAGTGGAGAAGGTGCCGCTCATCATCAACCCTGCCCGCGAGGTAGATTTGCATCGCGTGAGTTAA
- a CDS encoding M61 family metallopeptidase — MMKISFRRSACLLVLLALVFTSSAFAAPTIHYQVSMPEPHTHYFEVEMRLSGFNKKTVDLKMPTWAPGSYLIREFAKNVEGFEALNGGTKVPATKINKNTWRVSTKGKDLTVRYKVYAYEVSVRTSFLDASHGYINGTSVFLYPDGQVNLPSTVTIVPFNGWTKVSTGLPSVAGKEFTYQAADYDILADSPFEIGNHEIFTFTTNGVPHEVAMYGDANYDAKRLMADMQKVTEEAVKVFGELPVKRYVFIVQNLQNGGGGLEHLNSTTLQATRSTYGTERGYEGFLNLVAHEYFHLWNVKRLRPIALGPFNYDQENYTNMLWVSEGFTSYYADLIVKRSGYTTVKEFLDDMAAGITSAENSPGNKAMSAAESSFNAWIKQYRPDENSYNTFLSYYSKGAILGMLLDLEIRKSTNGAKGLDDAMDGLYDEYYKKKGRGYTDNEFQEGMEKAAGHSLNSFFQKYAYGVETPDYNAYFATVGVQLVDVNKDSNDPLLGAGISMTSGKPVVTSVTRNGSAWQGGLNVQDEIIGMNGYRVTEDINKIIPSYAVGDVVELVVSRGGQLMILPIKLLKNQTVKYQAQMLPNATEAQKKQLQAWLDSKK; from the coding sequence ATGATGAAAATATCCTTTAGAAGGAGTGCCTGCCTGCTGGTTCTACTGGCCTTGGTGTTCACCTCCTCGGCGTTTGCCGCACCTACCATCCATTACCAGGTATCTATGCCAGAGCCGCATACGCACTACTTTGAAGTAGAAATGCGCCTTTCTGGTTTCAACAAAAAAACCGTGGACCTGAAGATGCCTACCTGGGCGCCTGGTTCTTACCTAATTAGGGAGTTCGCTAAAAACGTAGAGGGCTTTGAGGCCCTGAACGGTGGAACCAAAGTGCCCGCCACTAAAATCAACAAAAACACCTGGCGCGTATCAACCAAAGGCAAGGACTTGACGGTTCGCTACAAGGTGTATGCCTATGAAGTGAGCGTGCGCACCAGTTTCCTGGATGCCAGCCATGGCTATATCAACGGCACCAGCGTTTTTCTGTACCCAGACGGCCAGGTGAACCTGCCTTCTACGGTGACCATTGTGCCCTTCAACGGCTGGACCAAGGTGTCTACAGGCTTGCCATCTGTGGCCGGAAAAGAATTCACTTACCAGGCGGCTGACTATGATATTCTCGCGGATTCTCCGTTTGAGATTGGCAACCATGAAATCTTCACCTTTACCACCAACGGCGTGCCCCATGAAGTGGCCATGTACGGAGATGCCAACTATGACGCCAAACGCCTGATGGCTGACATGCAGAAGGTAACCGAGGAGGCAGTGAAGGTCTTCGGGGAGTTGCCCGTGAAGCGCTACGTTTTTATAGTGCAGAACCTGCAGAACGGCGGCGGCGGACTAGAGCATTTGAACTCCACCACCTTGCAGGCCACCCGTTCCACCTATGGGACAGAGCGCGGCTATGAAGGCTTCCTGAACCTGGTGGCCCATGAGTACTTCCACCTCTGGAACGTGAAGCGCCTGCGCCCCATCGCCTTGGGGCCGTTCAATTATGACCAGGAGAATTACACCAACATGCTATGGGTATCAGAGGGCTTTACCAGCTACTACGCAGACCTGATAGTAAAACGCAGCGGCTATACCACCGTGAAGGAGTTTTTGGATGATATGGCCGCGGGCATTACCAGCGCTGAGAACTCGCCGGGCAACAAGGCCATGTCTGCCGCTGAGTCCAGCTTCAACGCCTGGATCAAACAATACCGCCCAGATGAGAACTCTTACAACACCTTCTTGTCTTATTACAGCAAAGGCGCCATTTTAGGCATGCTCCTGGACCTGGAAATCAGAAAGTCTACCAATGGAGCCAAAGGCTTAGATGATGCCATGGATGGTCTGTATGACGAATACTATAAGAAAAAAGGAAGAGGCTACACCGACAATGAATTCCAGGAAGGCATGGAAAAAGCAGCCGGCCATTCTTTGAATAGTTTCTTCCAGAAATACGCGTATGGCGTAGAGACCCCAGATTACAATGCCTATTTTGCCACCGTGGGAGTGCAATTGGTAGACGTGAACAAAGACAGCAATGATCCTTTATTAGGCGCTGGCATTTCCATGACCAGCGGCAAACCCGTAGTAACTTCGGTTACGCGCAACGGCAGCGCCTGGCAAGGTGGCTTGAACGTGCAAGACGAAATCATTGGCATGAATGGTTACCGCGTCACCGAAGACATCAACAAAATCATTCCTAGCTATGCCGTAGGAGATGTAGTGGAGTTGGTAGTAAGCCGCGGCGGCCAGTTGATGATCCTGCCTATCAAGCTTCTTAAAAACCAGACGGTGAAGTACCAGGCTCAAATGTTGCCCAACGCCACTGAGGCCCAGAAAAAGCAGTTACAAGCCTGGCTAGATTCCAAGAAATAA
- a CDS encoding C40 family peptidase — MKKIWIGFGIALLVILLVKVFTGESGDKTALITRTSKDGRDKVFHKDSAAQEPESRASLNVLEGNYASKADSIVAFALQRYGVEYNYGGATDEGFDCSGFTTYVYKKFGVDIPHGSSLQAKEGVSVPLDQARKGDLLIFTGTNVKDRTPGHVGIVMTGPEKKIQFVHSSSNGGVKVSEVMGTLYEKRFLDVRRILP, encoded by the coding sequence ATGAAAAAGATATGGATTGGGTTTGGAATAGCCCTCTTAGTGATACTGTTAGTGAAAGTATTTACCGGCGAATCTGGTGACAAAACCGCCCTCATCACCCGTACCAGCAAAGACGGCCGCGACAAGGTGTTCCACAAAGATTCTGCCGCGCAGGAACCGGAGAGCCGCGCCTCTCTAAATGTATTGGAAGGAAATTACGCCTCCAAGGCCGACAGCATTGTAGCCTTTGCCTTGCAGCGCTACGGCGTAGAATACAATTACGGCGGTGCCACTGATGAAGGCTTTGACTGCTCTGGCTTTACAACCTATGTATACAAGAAATTTGGGGTAGACATTCCGCACGGGTCCAGCCTGCAAGCCAAAGAGGGCGTTTCTGTTCCTCTAGACCAAGCCAGAAAAGGAGATCTGCTCATTTTCACTGGCACCAACGTTAAAGACCGCACTCCTGGTCATGTAGGAATCGTGATGACCGGCCCCGAAAAGAAAATCCAGTTCGTCCATTCCTCATCCAACGGCGGCGTCAAAGTGAGTGAGGTGATGGGCACCCTGTATGAAAAACGCTTCCTGGACGTGCGCCGCATTCTGCCCTAA
- a CDS encoding group III truncated hemoglobin, with translation MTQKEDITNIEDIKVLVDEFYTLVRQDELLAPIFLFRLNTYWQAHLEKMYTFWNAALFGVKGYVGNPFAKHATMPVEGEHFNRWMALFTATVDRYFEGPVAEEAKNRAYIMATNFERRIEGMKGTDKITLV, from the coding sequence ATGACACAGAAAGAAGACATAACCAATATTGAGGACATAAAAGTACTGGTAGACGAGTTTTACACGCTGGTGCGGCAGGACGAATTGCTGGCCCCTATTTTCCTTTTCAGGCTGAACACCTACTGGCAGGCCCACCTTGAGAAAATGTACACTTTCTGGAACGCCGCCCTGTTCGGGGTGAAGGGCTATGTGGGTAATCCGTTTGCCAAGCACGCCACCATGCCCGTGGAGGGCGAGCATTTTAACCGTTGGATGGCGCTTTTCACGGCCACAGTTGATCGCTACTTTGAAGGCCCTGTGGCCGAAGAAGCCAAAAACCGTGCGTACATCATGGCCACTAACTTTGAAAGACGCATAGAAGGCATGAAAGGTACCGATAAGATTACCTTGGTGTAG
- a CDS encoding DUF2147 domain-containing protein produces the protein MKKFFLLALFLCLATLGWAQKGSPIGTWTNEEKDARFEIYQCGDKLCGKITWLKEPNRDGKPKVDQFNPDPKLQKRPIMGLVFLKGFEPDEAGKWDDGTIYDPKSGKTYSSYMKVLSKDKLEVKGYIGISLIGRSQTWTRVN, from the coding sequence ATGAAAAAGTTCTTTTTACTTGCGCTCTTCCTCTGCCTTGCAACTTTGGGTTGGGCTCAGAAAGGCTCTCCTATCGGCACCTGGACCAACGAAGAAAAAGACGCCAGATTTGAGATTTACCAGTGCGGCGACAAACTCTGCGGCAAGATCACATGGCTGAAAGAACCCAACCGTGATGGAAAGCCCAAGGTGGACCAGTTCAACCCAGACCCTAAACTCCAGAAACGCCCCATCATGGGCCTTGTGTTCTTAAAGGGCTTTGAGCCCGATGAGGCCGGTAAATGGGATGATGGCACCATCTACGATCCAAAATCTGGGAAGACTTATTCTTCTTACATGAAGGTGCTAAGCAAAGACAAACTTGAAGTGAAAGGCTACATTGGCATCTCGCTCATTGGGCGTTCACAGACCTGGACCCGCGTTAACTAA
- a CDS encoding M1 family aminopeptidase gives MNSSTILRLFFLLLFGLAGAVQSTKAQTLPIPEHECAISRKTATPQPLADGITSLAHRDLMRQYDVHWYKLDLNMERNSLEVGGTVTILATALQDMTQFAFELHSNFTISSLVVNGVTASVNRQGGEAVVALPSTVQKNGNFTVQITYAGFAPSGASAAIGNGFNTGVAQPWGSQVTWSLSEPFAAYEWFPVKQLLSDKADSVTVWVTTDETNKVGSNGLLQRITPLPNQKHRYEWKSNYPIAYYLISVAVAQYQEYSYTVALPGVAQPMLVQNYVYQHPNLLNTFKFQIDQTGPLLQLFSGLYGTYPFYKEKYGHSMAPIGGGMEHQTMTTQSSFNFTLTAHELAHQWWGDEVTCQDWSHIWLNEGFASYSEYIALQNLIPADARGWLNSAHQSALSQPLGSVFVKDSTNVSRIFSSALTYRKGAFVLHMLRKVVKQDAVFFQVLQEYRREFMYSVADTRDFQRVAERVSGLNLQTFFDQWVYGEGYPQVDLTWAQQGKEVVLKTAQTGSSPATPVFVTEVEYLIHTDAVDTLVVLPLRQASEIYTFQVRGSVQSIEVDPAQWLLNTVVSNKQDVTLLQELNSNVVVYPNPTAGRLFVRGGQGPWDEAVVVDLLGRTIKKVSLAHGFLDVPDVRPGPYVLRLKKGGTYSFIRFLKL, from the coding sequence ATGAACTCGTCCACTATACTCAGGTTGTTTTTCTTGCTGCTTTTCGGCTTGGCTGGTGCCGTCCAATCAACCAAGGCCCAAACGCTGCCTATCCCTGAGCATGAATGCGCCATTTCCCGAAAGACGGCCACTCCACAACCCTTAGCGGATGGCATTACTTCTTTAGCGCACCGTGACCTCATGCGCCAGTATGACGTGCATTGGTACAAGCTGGACCTAAACATGGAACGTAATTCTTTGGAAGTAGGCGGAACGGTGACTATCCTGGCAACTGCCCTGCAGGATATGACGCAGTTCGCGTTTGAGTTGCACAGCAATTTTACCATATCCAGTTTGGTGGTAAATGGTGTAACTGCTTCAGTGAATAGACAGGGAGGGGAGGCGGTAGTGGCCTTGCCTTCTACAGTTCAAAAGAATGGCAACTTTACCGTTCAAATTACCTATGCCGGGTTTGCACCTTCTGGGGCTAGTGCGGCTATTGGGAATGGGTTTAATACGGGCGTGGCGCAGCCTTGGGGCAGTCAGGTTACTTGGTCTCTGAGCGAGCCCTTTGCCGCTTATGAATGGTTTCCAGTGAAACAGTTGCTGTCAGACAAGGCAGACTCTGTAACCGTGTGGGTCACTACAGATGAAACCAACAAAGTAGGTTCTAACGGGTTGTTGCAAAGGATTACGCCCCTGCCCAACCAGAAGCACCGCTATGAATGGAAGTCCAACTACCCTATTGCCTATTACCTTATTTCAGTGGCGGTGGCGCAGTACCAGGAGTATTCTTATACCGTGGCGCTGCCGGGCGTGGCACAGCCTATGTTGGTGCAGAATTACGTGTATCAGCATCCTAATCTGCTAAACACCTTCAAGTTTCAGATTGACCAGACGGGGCCATTGCTACAACTGTTCTCTGGGCTTTACGGCACCTATCCCTTCTACAAAGAAAAGTACGGGCACAGCATGGCGCCTATAGGCGGAGGCATGGAGCACCAGACCATGACCACGCAGTCTAGTTTCAATTTTACTTTGACGGCCCATGAGCTGGCGCACCAATGGTGGGGAGACGAGGTGACCTGCCAGGATTGGAGTCACATCTGGCTCAACGAGGGCTTCGCTTCTTATTCAGAATACATTGCGTTGCAAAACCTGATTCCAGCAGATGCGCGGGGGTGGTTGAATTCTGCCCATCAAAGTGCGCTGTCTCAGCCGCTGGGTTCTGTGTTTGTGAAGGACAGTACCAATGTGAGCCGCATTTTCAGTTCGGCGCTTACGTACCGCAAAGGGGCCTTTGTGCTGCATATGCTTCGGAAAGTCGTAAAACAAGATGCCGTATTCTTCCAGGTTCTGCAGGAGTACCGGCGCGAATTCATGTACAGCGTGGCAGACACCCGGGATTTTCAGCGGGTGGCCGAGCGAGTTTCTGGGCTGAACCTGCAGACGTTCTTTGATCAGTGGGTGTATGGCGAAGGATATCCGCAGGTAGACCTCACCTGGGCGCAACAAGGGAAAGAAGTGGTGTTAAAGACGGCCCAGACCGGATCAAGCCCCGCCACCCCAGTTTTTGTCACCGAGGTGGAATATCTAATCCATACAGATGCCGTAGATACGTTAGTAGTTTTGCCGCTGAGGCAGGCTTCAGAAATCTATACCTTTCAAGTAAGGGGATCCGTGCAGAGCATTGAGGTAGATCCTGCGCAATGGCTGCTTAATACGGTGGTATCCAACAAGCAAGATGTCACCTTGTTGCAAGAACTTAATTCCAACGTGGTGGTGTATCCTAACCCCACCGCCGGCAGGCTTTTTGTAAGAGGCGGCCAAGGCCCCTGGGATGAGGCTGTGGTGGTAGACTTGTTGGGCAGAACCATCAAGAAAGTATCTCTGGCCCATGGCTTTTTAGACGTGCCGGACGTGCGGCCGGGACCCTACGTACTACGCCTGAAAAAGGGAGGAACTTACAGCTTTATAAGGTTTTTGAAATTGTAA
- a CDS encoding T9SS type A sorting domain-containing protein: MKLKSNYAAVFLTLVALGGFTSSKAVAQKKKKALAQEKTTFHVFKDQNGQLVEVDTLVQLTEAQLAKHQQLLYMVRQQHNGKDILFLRPSKAGSDTLRIRGFARTFTGLEGQEGARHQLLRTLEDSTKERTVKLRIIKKENDTFYALDTTLVVPAGVSQMTAMKGLKLDERSMTALGAKPLETSEFTVGDGLTATRIFSKEGKNTVKAITIQSISSDSSFKIVNGKITVSGQEGRRWVTSLDEKDNPLLGHTFYLRKSLNGDSLAPSKLLGVPDSMFRIRIDSLFANRSIFIEKDSASGIKVVRIRENGKLGDVANFRLAVPAKGETRQIIVLRSSPTTIGKKGIQATGSKEAKAGKEMEVRLYPNPTSGRFTVSFTIDKKSDTRLRVVDSTGKTVLEENAGLQKGTFTRDLDLSRFGKGVYILQILSGKNVRSERIVVQ; encoded by the coding sequence ATGAAACTGAAATCAAATTATGCCGCGGTCTTTCTAACCCTGGTGGCCCTAGGCGGGTTTACCAGCTCCAAGGCCGTGGCCCAGAAGAAGAAAAAGGCGCTGGCCCAGGAAAAGACCACATTCCATGTGTTTAAAGATCAGAACGGGCAACTAGTGGAAGTAGACACCCTAGTTCAGCTAACAGAAGCGCAATTGGCCAAACACCAGCAACTACTGTACATGGTAAGACAGCAGCATAATGGAAAGGACATCTTATTCCTGAGGCCTTCTAAAGCGGGCTCTGACACGCTGCGAATACGAGGATTTGCCCGAACCTTCACGGGCTTGGAAGGGCAGGAGGGTGCTAGGCATCAGTTGCTAAGAACCCTTGAGGATTCAACCAAAGAGCGGACGGTTAAATTAAGAATCATAAAAAAGGAAAATGACACCTTTTATGCTTTGGACACCACGTTGGTGGTGCCGGCGGGCGTTTCTCAGATGACGGCGATGAAAGGTTTAAAACTGGATGAGCGTTCCATGACCGCGTTGGGAGCCAAACCTCTGGAGACGTCTGAGTTCACCGTTGGAGATGGATTGACTGCCACCCGTATCTTTTCTAAAGAAGGTAAGAACACTGTAAAAGCCATTACCATTCAGTCCATTTCTTCAGACTCATCCTTTAAAATTGTAAACGGCAAAATTACAGTTTCTGGCCAGGAGGGAAGAAGGTGGGTGACGAGCCTTGACGAGAAAGACAACCCGCTGCTAGGACACACCTTTTACCTGCGCAAATCACTTAATGGAGATTCCTTAGCACCAAGTAAACTACTAGGCGTACCAGACAGCATGTTCCGGATAAGAATTGATTCCCTGTTTGCCAACAGATCCATTTTTATAGAAAAGGATTCTGCAAGTGGTATCAAAGTGGTTAGAATCAGAGAAAATGGTAAGCTTGGAGACGTGGCTAATTTTCGGCTGGCGGTTCCCGCGAAAGGTGAAACGAGGCAGATTATCGTTCTGAGGTCTTCTCCCACTACCATTGGCAAGAAAGGCATACAAGCAACCGGCAGCAAGGAGGCAAAGGCAGGCAAAGAAATGGAAGTACGCCTGTATCCTAATCCTACCAGCGGCCGATTCACGGTTTCGTTTACCATAGACAAGAAGTCTGATACGCGTTTGCGCGTGGTAGACAGCACTGGCAAAACTGTATTGGAAGAGAACGCAGGTCTGCAGAAAGGCACCTTCACCAGAGACCTGGACCTTAGCAGGTTTGGCAAGGGCGTGTACATCTTGCAAATTCTCTCTGGAAAGAACGTGCGCTCAGAAAGAATTGTAGTGCAATAA
- a CDS encoding sensor histidine kinase, with translation MRKKTLVLVIALMSVSLLGLIAFQVYWIHHAVQMEAQVFDRNVQDALLQVANKLETQEKIQFLKQEAPQLRRAVLEPSQTEKQLIDQTVQRTSVKAQVAPPVAPTPFSNVTTTYVITEEERPDPPVVLFPKHITVASGTTVSSNESVMKRAAMAQQFSSGQNFARAQAGSISNNMVVRSGKPDSSHVNFTHVFGNTRADSIIVWKVLNAQARKADSLFGRVHSRAIKRNRPDTSLVVRLANDSAFLKRSKEFYQTIPVKSISSVNVKDKVINIYTDTLRIVPYGKTFTYGAPKDTVLPRKYKTVVYESAPPTPVYRKSNPQEKKQHQPAKTSTLLTAKKQQEARQQVAAAKAEKGLEKVMQQMAVEYVRKGKPLQERLQQLKMEDLLAAELKARQILTPYHLKLHQSENSAASPAILLTTSTISGDVPLVNMQGYQVRLFPNDVLSAPSFLTLDFPHREAFVWQSLLLPTSISVLFTLVILITFSFTLYTILRQKKLSEIKNDFINNMTHEFKTPIATISLALDALVNPKVRKEEAKVDFYARIIKDENKRMHQQVEKVLQTAQMERNDLQLALQETDVHALIQKTIEPFQLHIAQRQGQLDLKLDATHPVIQADPEHLANMIANLLDNANKYSPEAPRIVIQTAMVANGVHITVEDQGLGMSREAQKRVFDKFYRVPTGNVHNVKGFGLGLSYVKTMAEAHAGNIHVRSELGKGSHFTLWLPKVPQTSATRLTIF, from the coding sequence ATGAGAAAGAAAACACTGGTCCTGGTCATTGCCCTCATGAGCGTCTCCCTGCTGGGATTGATTGCTTTTCAGGTGTACTGGATTCACCATGCCGTGCAGATGGAGGCTCAGGTGTTTGACCGTAACGTGCAAGACGCCCTGTTGCAAGTGGCCAACAAATTGGAGACCCAGGAGAAGATACAGTTCTTAAAACAGGAAGCTCCCCAACTGCGCCGGGCCGTGCTCGAGCCAAGCCAGACCGAAAAACAGTTAATAGACCAAACAGTGCAAAGAACATCTGTTAAAGCACAGGTTGCCCCGCCAGTGGCGCCTACTCCTTTTTCAAATGTTACCACTACCTATGTCATCACGGAGGAGGAAAGACCAGATCCACCTGTGGTCTTGTTTCCTAAGCACATAACGGTGGCTTCAGGAACCACCGTCTCCTCTAATGAAAGCGTTATGAAAAGAGCCGCCATGGCTCAGCAATTCTCTTCGGGACAAAACTTTGCGCGTGCCCAAGCTGGGAGCATTAGTAATAACATGGTGGTACGGTCAGGGAAGCCAGATAGCAGCCACGTAAACTTCACCCACGTATTTGGCAATACACGGGCAGACTCCATCATTGTCTGGAAGGTCTTGAACGCCCAGGCCAGAAAGGCAGACTCGCTCTTCGGGAGGGTGCATAGCCGGGCAATCAAAAGAAATAGGCCTGACACCTCTTTGGTTGTACGCCTGGCCAATGACTCAGCCTTTCTCAAGAGAAGCAAGGAATTCTACCAGACAATTCCGGTAAAAAGCATTAGTTCGGTGAACGTAAAGGACAAGGTGATCAACATTTACACAGACACCTTGCGCATAGTGCCTTATGGCAAAACATTCACTTATGGCGCACCCAAAGACACTGTCTTACCAAGGAAATATAAGACCGTTGTGTATGAAAGTGCTCCGCCAACTCCCGTCTACAGAAAATCAAATCCGCAGGAAAAGAAACAACACCAACCAGCAAAAACGTCTACCCTGTTAACAGCCAAAAAGCAGCAGGAAGCCAGACAGCAAGTGGCTGCGGCCAAGGCAGAGAAAGGATTAGAGAAAGTTATGCAGCAAATGGCGGTGGAGTATGTCCGGAAAGGAAAGCCTCTGCAGGAACGCTTGCAACAATTAAAAATGGAGGATCTGCTGGCCGCTGAGTTAAAAGCCCGTCAGATTCTAACCCCGTATCACCTGAAGCTGCACCAATCAGAAAACAGTGCTGCCTCTCCCGCCATTCTGCTAACCACTTCCACCATTTCAGGAGACGTTCCTTTGGTAAACATGCAAGGCTATCAGGTTAGGTTGTTCCCCAATGACGTGCTGTCGGCGCCCAGTTTCCTCACTTTAGATTTTCCGCACCGCGAGGCGTTTGTCTGGCAAAGCCTGTTGTTGCCTACCTCTATTTCTGTGCTCTTCACGCTGGTCATTCTCATCACCTTTTCCTTTACCCTCTACACCATTCTGCGTCAGAAGAAGCTCTCAGAAATCAAGAACGACTTCATCAACAACATGACGCATGAGTTCAAAACGCCTATTGCCACCATCTCTCTTGCCTTAGACGCTTTGGTAAACCCCAAAGTGCGCAAAGAAGAAGCCAAGGTTGATTTCTACGCCCGCATTATCAAGGACGAAAACAAGCGTATGCACCAGCAGGTGGAAAAAGTGCTGCAGACCGCCCAAATGGAACGCAATGACCTGCAACTAGCCCTCCAGGAAACCGATGTGCACGCCCTCATCCAGAAAACCATAGAGCCCTTCCAACTGCACATTGCCCAGCGCCAGGGCCAGTTAGACCTGAAATTGGATGCCACGCATCCCGTTATTCAGGCAGACCCAGAGCATCTGGCCAACATGATTGCCAACCTATTAGACAATGCCAACAAGTATTCGCCAGAGGCACCCAGGATTGTGATTCAGACGGCCATGGTGGCGAACGGGGTGCACATAACGGTAGAAGACCAGGGATTGGGTATGTCCCGCGAAGCCCAGAAGCGGGTGTTTGACAAATTCTACCGCGTGCCTACGGGCAACGTGCACAATGTAAAAGGCTTCGGGCTGGGCTTGAGTTATGTTAAAACCATGGCTGAGGCCCACGCAGGTAACATTCACGTGCGCAGTGAACTAGGCAAAGGAAGTCACTTCACTTTATGGTTACCCAAAGTCCCGCAAACCTCCGCAACCAGATTGACCATCTTCTAA